One segment of Oscillospiraceae bacterium MB08-C2-2 DNA contains the following:
- the istB gene encoding IS21-like element helper ATPase IstB — protein sequence MSEVLYERLKENLESLKMRNTLEIIDNYLERAIKDELNIVDVLDHIFTEEARSKRQRAYEKQIQMSGFPIKKTLEDFDFSFQPSIDKRQIDELSTMRFVENAENVVFLGPPGVGKTHLANALGMVAAKNRYSTYYINCHTLIEQLKKSHYENRLPDKLRTLIRYKVLIIDEIGYLPMDIQGANLFFQLIAKRYEKASTIFTSNKTFSQWNEVFADVTIASAILDRVLHHCTVINIKGESYRLKERKEYMKQKQQIVNTLFEQNAQ from the coding sequence ATGAGTGAAGTTTTGTACGAGCGACTCAAAGAAAACCTGGAATCCCTCAAAATGCGCAATACCCTGGAGATCATCGACAACTACCTGGAACGAGCTATCAAGGATGAACTCAACATTGTGGATGTCCTCGATCATATCTTCACCGAAGAGGCTAGGAGCAAGCGTCAGAGAGCTTACGAGAAGCAGATTCAGATGTCCGGCTTCCCCATCAAGAAGACCTTGGAGGACTTTGATTTCTCTTTTCAACCCTCCATCGACAAGCGCCAGATCGACGAGCTTTCTACCATGCGGTTCGTGGAGAATGCTGAGAATGTAGTGTTTTTGGGGCCACCTGGCGTTGGCAAAACCCATCTGGCCAATGCGCTGGGTATGGTTGCCGCCAAAAACCGCTACTCCACCTACTACATCAACTGCCATACCCTCATTGAGCAGCTGAAGAAAAGCCACTACGAGAATCGGCTACCAGACAAACTCCGCACCCTCATCCGTTACAAGGTGCTCATCATCGACGAAATTGGGTATTTGCCCATGGATATTCAAGGCGCTAACTTGTTCTTTCAACTCATTGCCAAAAGATACGAGAAAGCCTCTACCATCTTTACCTCAAACAAGACTTTTTCCCAGTGGAATGAAGTTTTTGCCGATGTTACCATTGCTTCCGCTATCCTCGACAGAGTGCTTCACCACTGTACCGTCATCAACATCAAGGGCGAAAGTTATCGCCTGAAAGAGCGCAAAGAGTACATGAAGCAAAAGCAGCAAATCGTCAATACCTTGTTTGAGCAGAACGCTCAGTAA